In one Pseudomonas hydrolytica genomic region, the following are encoded:
- a CDS encoding DUF1998 domain-containing protein, translating into MTSCDRQGSQFCLVACSIIRNILRFSEGTRDAIQEIESCWLEELRKLNHKQLTAKDEPYKKALELEKKRHCDEYLLRDLAARAFLPGYGFPTDVVTLNTYNIEDFKHKRERKSSREDSVFNNKELPSRGLNIAIREYAPGSQVVIDGRVYRSAGVSLQWHASGQVNEAQKFDIAWRCSHCGAAGVKENAYTNSAELTCTHCASHIPFSEQRKVLRPGGFVTDFYESTSNDISSQKFIRVERPRIQVAGSNIALPDPSCGFVRFGHGGSVFHHSSGEHEKGYAVCMICGRAESMLASGDIPKTLLPDQSHRPVGGITGSHKEHDCPGSSVQTSIFLGYQIHTDVLEVFLRSPLTGHWLGASTKEQAIAMTLAVAMRDVIADQLGIATTEMGFGFRLDKDLESGQARSVIQLFDEVSGGAGFVLSGLEDLSSLLEKARAKLECPVSCENVCSHCLAGQDSRVEREELDRRMTLKWIQQSGLIEHLKLPGDLSRVPGARYCSVGPLRYLNAAINKIDRSVGGNSITVLLQGEADDWEIDHPEFRERLLTWQLADKLPVRIALPAGVALSSELKNSLSVLAHLGVTVLEVIRGVLPDGLFLATQITSGDICKSLLCNDPAPVMPGAQWLEGNGSAVWVSTQQLPGLEGKAIDTSGWRRQEQDARVIQVTTELNGPVRDLGKRLQALIGKQAPEVAELLANDRAVSLSYSDRYLKSPWSLMLLSGFLDIFKNPELKNLSIQTLAASPGQMSSLTSHDWLDAADQEAVLSLWLGSQFSLEPKIDIKEHARDLQHSREISVIWASGKRCKIFLDQGMGYWRGRMPQRDQMGFDFYSDCKGQAMQMLAKYKDASMVSGGEWPTCISVLVG; encoded by the coding sequence ATGACGTCATGCGACAGGCAGGGCAGCCAGTTCTGCCTGGTTGCCTGCTCAATCATCCGTAACATTCTGCGCTTTTCCGAAGGTACCCGAGACGCCATTCAGGAAATTGAGAGCTGCTGGCTGGAGGAGTTGCGCAAGCTCAATCACAAGCAGCTGACTGCCAAGGACGAGCCTTACAAGAAAGCTCTCGAACTGGAAAAGAAACGGCACTGTGATGAGTACCTGCTCCGAGACCTTGCCGCCCGCGCCTTCTTGCCGGGGTATGGCTTTCCCACCGATGTGGTGACACTTAATACCTACAATATCGAGGACTTCAAGCATAAGCGCGAGCGGAAGAGCAGTCGTGAAGACAGCGTCTTCAACAACAAGGAGCTGCCGTCACGCGGGCTGAACATCGCCATTCGTGAGTATGCTCCAGGATCGCAGGTGGTCATCGATGGTCGGGTCTATCGGTCGGCTGGCGTGAGCCTGCAGTGGCATGCCTCTGGGCAGGTGAACGAGGCGCAAAAATTTGATATTGCCTGGCGTTGCTCACACTGTGGAGCCGCAGGCGTAAAAGAAAACGCCTATACGAACAGCGCGGAGTTGACCTGTACGCATTGTGCATCCCACATTCCGTTCTCCGAGCAGCGCAAGGTCCTGCGCCCAGGTGGGTTTGTCACTGACTTCTATGAGTCAACAAGTAACGATATCTCGTCGCAAAAATTTATCCGGGTCGAGCGCCCGCGTATCCAGGTGGCCGGTTCCAACATTGCTCTACCCGACCCTAGCTGCGGTTTCGTACGCTTTGGCCATGGAGGCAGCGTTTTCCATCATTCCTCCGGTGAGCATGAAAAAGGCTATGCCGTTTGCATGATCTGTGGCCGCGCTGAGTCGATGCTGGCATCAGGTGATATTCCGAAAACACTTCTTCCGGATCAATCGCATCGCCCGGTGGGCGGTATTACGGGTAGTCACAAGGAGCACGATTGCCCAGGCTCATCCGTACAAACCAGTATTTTTCTTGGCTACCAGATTCACACTGACGTGTTGGAAGTGTTCTTGAGAAGCCCTCTCACAGGCCACTGGCTGGGAGCCAGCACTAAAGAGCAAGCTATCGCCATGACACTGGCAGTCGCTATGCGTGATGTGATTGCGGATCAGCTCGGTATAGCTACTACAGAGATGGGGTTTGGTTTCCGCCTGGACAAGGATCTGGAAAGCGGCCAGGCCCGCAGTGTGATTCAGTTGTTCGACGAAGTCAGTGGCGGTGCTGGTTTCGTCCTGTCTGGATTAGAAGATCTGTCGAGTTTGCTGGAGAAAGCCCGAGCGAAGCTCGAGTGCCCTGTTAGCTGCGAGAATGTCTGTTCTCATTGCTTGGCAGGGCAAGACAGCCGGGTTGAGCGGGAGGAACTGGACCGCAGAATGACGCTGAAGTGGATCCAGCAATCCGGTTTGATTGAGCATCTGAAACTGCCAGGCGATCTTTCAAGGGTTCCTGGGGCGCGTTACTGTTCAGTTGGACCGCTGCGCTACCTGAACGCTGCTATCAACAAAATCGACCGGAGTGTTGGTGGCAACTCGATAACAGTGCTATTGCAGGGCGAAGCAGATGATTGGGAGATCGATCACCCTGAATTCCGCGAGCGTCTCTTAACCTGGCAGCTCGCAGACAAATTGCCAGTCAGAATTGCACTACCTGCAGGCGTCGCACTCAGTAGCGAGCTGAAGAACAGCCTGTCGGTACTGGCTCACCTAGGGGTGACGGTGCTCGAGGTCATCAGAGGGGTTCTTCCCGACGGCCTCTTCCTGGCGACTCAAATCACCTCTGGAGATATTTGCAAAAGTTTGCTTTGTAACGATCCGGCTCCAGTCATGCCCGGTGCTCAATGGCTGGAGGGTAACGGCAGTGCTGTCTGGGTCAGTACACAGCAATTACCCGGCCTCGAGGGCAAGGCCATCGACACGAGTGGCTGGCGTCGGCAAGAGCAGGACGCCAGGGTCATCCAGGTCACCACTGAGCTGAATGGGCCTGTGCGAGATCTGGGTAAACGGCTGCAAGCACTGATCGGTAAGCAGGCTCCAGAGGTTGCTGAACTGCTAGCGAATGACAGAGCTGTAAGCCTTAGCTATTCAGATCGATACCTGAAGTCGCCTTGGTCGTTGATGCTCCTCAGCGGTTTCCTAGATATATTCAAAAATCCTGAGCTCAAGAACCTTAGCATCCAGACACTCGCTGCCAGCCCTGGGCAGATGAGCTCGCTGACATCGCATGACTGGTTAGATGCAGCGGATCAAGAGGCCGTGCTTAGCCTATGGCTGGGTAGCCAATTCTCCCTGGAGCCTAAGATCGACATCAAAGAGCACGCCCGGGATCTACAGCACAGCAGGGAGATTTCCGTGATTTGGGCCTCAGGAAAGCGCTGCAAGATATTTCTTGATCAAGGAATGGGCTATTGGCGTGGCCGCATGCCTCAGCGTGATCAAATGGGCTTCGACTTCTACAGCGATTGCAAGGGGCAGGCGATGCAGATGCTGGCGAAGTACAAAGATGCCAGCATGGTCTCAGGAGGGGAGTGGCCGACTTGTATTAGTGTTCTTGTGGGCTGA
- a CDS encoding tyrosine-type recombinase/integrase, whose product MNALNQSHISVPINHGLSLAFAAGHDPKILELAMPHLAKISESIYRHHNSPLLAEFMDNVLSRFLRENPRNAKSAYQLSARMAKIKTVLTQDDPLRRVASLSNRDIQTLKDELPKLLRQNNASSNQGDTLQAYYRLFNRMLDQATNDHWIDEDLKIKGCQTTKSKITKSFLDSNLVSLFNSWPYQAYDSSTPAAPVLQDAQSYCFWLMPLGLFTGARLNELCQLRAHDVIEDAHGVPLISINDNGFNKSLKNEQSRREIPISSKLITMGFLDFVTERRQAEGPDALLFSELRFDEKHLYSRAASRFFCGPETGAGFIGQHCPVALDGGFNFKSFRRTFAVRLEKSNVPATTIAHLLGHSDGKLEVTQEHYLDKPQSVLLLDTLERHLSYNLPLGDINWEHFKHLMSSQAGRSKRGRRARKTLH is encoded by the coding sequence ATGAATGCGCTGAACCAATCCCACATCTCCGTCCCAATCAACCACGGCCTATCGTTAGCATTTGCGGCTGGGCATGATCCGAAAATCTTGGAACTGGCGATGCCACACCTCGCCAAGATTTCTGAATCGATTTATCGTCACCACAACTCGCCGCTGCTGGCCGAGTTCATGGATAACGTGCTGAGTCGCTTCCTTCGAGAGAACCCTCGCAACGCAAAGTCGGCATACCAACTCAGCGCCAGAATGGCCAAAATCAAGACCGTGCTTACTCAAGATGATCCCTTGCGCCGAGTAGCCAGCCTAAGCAATCGCGATATCCAAACGCTGAAGGATGAGCTCCCAAAGCTGCTCAGGCAGAACAACGCATCGAGCAACCAGGGCGATACCTTACAAGCCTACTACCGGCTGTTTAATCGCATGCTGGATCAAGCAACCAATGATCACTGGATTGATGAAGACCTCAAGATCAAAGGCTGCCAGACCACCAAATCGAAGATCACCAAGTCGTTCCTCGACTCAAACCTAGTAAGCCTCTTCAATAGCTGGCCCTATCAGGCATACGATTCGAGCACACCTGCAGCGCCAGTTCTCCAAGATGCGCAGAGCTATTGTTTTTGGCTGATGCCGCTTGGACTCTTCACTGGAGCCAGACTCAACGAGCTCTGCCAGCTACGCGCCCACGATGTGATCGAAGACGCCCATGGCGTGCCCCTGATCAGCATCAACGACAACGGCTTCAATAAGTCGCTGAAAAATGAGCAATCGAGACGCGAGATCCCAATTTCCTCGAAGCTGATCACAATGGGCTTTCTCGACTTCGTGACGGAGCGCCGTCAGGCCGAAGGTCCGGATGCTCTACTTTTTTCAGAGCTGCGCTTTGACGAGAAACACCTCTACTCGCGCGCCGCGAGCCGCTTCTTCTGCGGTCCCGAAACAGGCGCCGGATTTATAGGTCAGCATTGCCCCGTGGCATTGGATGGCGGCTTTAATTTTAAAAGCTTCCGCCGCACGTTTGCAGTCCGGCTTGAGAAGTCGAATGTACCGGCAACTACCATTGCACATCTGCTGGGCCATTCTGACGGCAAGCTCGAAGTCACCCAAGAGCACTACCTAGACAAGCCGCAATCCGTGCTTTTGCTGGATACTCTGGAGCGCCACCTAAGCTACAACCTGCCCTTAGGCGACATAAACTGGGAGCATTTCAAGCATTTGATGAGCAGCCAGGCAGGACGCAGCAAACGTGGCCGGAGAGCGAGGAAGACGTTGCACTAG
- a CDS encoding site-specific integrase, producing MSKRQSKTGVQHLVYQAKTGFQYYFTFPSYIGNHPQLPAQIRWSLGHDEALARDLAQYLNPRFEDLLRRSSAATIELHPDGFLLNLATVHAEISRFTESHLKIWALRPAPAVLANSDLSAGHERLLKECQEHTVLYCNEPGGEIHFALYPSEALRQALKFGFTRFDWPLGTNDHVTANAAAAYIYSAITVLETTPMARNVFKTGHPLITMLSLYEYLCFARPDQGRHLLHIPPGLPRSAHSVMFHLSRISGHLDRLTLCQNFQILQEESGLYTLLIPLTGARLTGAPRHPDEMRVELLTSSPILASILLHFSLGQIDKILVKSFIEAPSADAYERALQEIQDLIRRMLGPVPPAEPMYTLPDMSAANDAATAPQDAGTLALLNALGSVLSPAQNAKLQALFETPTSNDLLIQPPLTHENCRHFGALTREFEERQVREGAWKNPRTRITMHARLEGLAELIGGHRPLATLTRADFNALRDQLRSYPKNRHRLRATRHQPLSQIIQSGKYEPLNARTAKKFFELARALIGYAHDQGYLKENLAAGLTFSTKGAPSPRKRTYNPRQIEQLLQGPVYTLKAPPRWRLDDYRFWLPLLGLYTGARLSELCQLQLGDIREELGIWVISISSSGARQLKTVDSERLVPLHKVILEAGLLAYHQQRLKAHGGDLSAPLFENLRVYGDLSPGHTASRWYRGSDKDDKGYLGQCGLGDDELTFHGLRHTFIQQFRRQKLDMLIGKALVGHADRSTTGGYGDCYPSYVLKEELDKIDFEASTAHIHYSHYRALQAEQGVFRIGRPAGVDKAKTTSWTEKRHWQSRITR from the coding sequence ATGTCCAAGCGTCAAAGCAAAACCGGTGTTCAGCACCTGGTCTATCAAGCCAAAACCGGCTTCCAGTACTACTTCACCTTCCCGAGCTATATCGGCAATCACCCGCAGCTGCCGGCACAAATCCGCTGGTCACTCGGCCATGATGAAGCGCTCGCACGCGATCTCGCCCAATATCTCAACCCGCGCTTCGAAGATCTGCTTAGGCGCAGCAGCGCCGCCACGATTGAGCTGCACCCTGATGGCTTTCTGTTAAACCTGGCCACTGTTCACGCTGAAATCAGCCGTTTTACCGAAAGCCACCTGAAAATCTGGGCGCTCCGCCCTGCACCTGCCGTACTGGCCAACTCTGACCTGAGCGCCGGGCATGAGCGCCTGCTGAAAGAGTGCCAAGAGCACACCGTGCTTTATTGCAACGAGCCGGGCGGTGAAATCCACTTCGCCTTGTATCCGAGCGAAGCCCTGCGCCAAGCCCTCAAATTCGGTTTCACCCGTTTCGACTGGCCGCTCGGCACCAACGACCACGTCACCGCCAACGCGGCTGCGGCTTACATCTACAGCGCCATCACAGTGCTGGAAACTACCCCAATGGCCAGGAACGTCTTCAAAACCGGGCATCCGCTTATCACGATGCTGTCGCTCTACGAGTACCTGTGTTTTGCACGCCCCGACCAAGGCCGCCATCTGCTGCATATTCCACCGGGCCTGCCACGTTCCGCACATAGCGTCATGTTTCACCTCAGCCGGATCTCGGGACACCTCGACCGCCTGACACTCTGCCAAAATTTTCAGATTCTTCAGGAGGAAAGCGGGCTCTATACACTCCTTATTCCGCTGACCGGCGCACGACTCACCGGTGCGCCTCGTCATCCCGATGAAATGCGAGTCGAGCTGCTGACTAGTTCGCCGATCCTGGCGTCGATCCTCTTGCACTTCAGCCTGGGTCAAATCGACAAAATTCTGGTGAAAAGTTTTATTGAAGCTCCCTCAGCTGATGCCTATGAGCGCGCCCTGCAAGAAATTCAGGACCTGATCCGGCGCATGCTTGGCCCAGTACCGCCAGCCGAGCCCATGTACACTCTGCCGGACATGAGCGCGGCCAACGACGCAGCCACAGCGCCCCAGGACGCTGGCACGCTCGCACTGCTGAATGCCCTCGGCAGCGTTTTATCACCTGCTCAGAACGCCAAGCTACAAGCCTTGTTTGAGACGCCCACCTCAAACGACCTGCTGATCCAGCCACCACTCACTCATGAGAACTGCCGGCACTTCGGTGCCCTCACCCGTGAGTTCGAAGAGCGCCAGGTACGCGAAGGTGCGTGGAAGAATCCACGCACCCGCATCACCATGCATGCGCGCTTGGAGGGACTGGCCGAACTGATCGGCGGACATCGCCCACTCGCCACCCTGACCCGGGCTGACTTTAATGCCTTGCGCGACCAGTTGCGCAGCTACCCCAAGAACCGGCATCGCTTGCGCGCGACTCGCCATCAGCCCCTGAGTCAGATTATCCAGAGCGGCAAGTACGAGCCCTTGAATGCTAGGACGGCGAAGAAGTTTTTCGAGCTGGCACGCGCACTCATCGGCTATGCGCACGACCAAGGATATTTGAAAGAGAATCTGGCCGCAGGCCTGACGTTCAGCACCAAAGGCGCCCCCTCGCCACGCAAGCGCACCTATAACCCCAGGCAGATCGAGCAACTGCTGCAAGGCCCAGTCTACACACTCAAAGCACCGCCGCGCTGGCGCTTGGACGACTACCGCTTTTGGCTGCCACTGCTCGGCCTGTATACCGGCGCTCGCTTGAGCGAGCTTTGCCAGCTTCAGCTTGGAGATATTCGTGAAGAGCTTGGCATTTGGGTAATCAGCATCAGCAGCTCTGGAGCGCGACAGCTGAAAACGGTCGACTCGGAGCGCCTCGTGCCGCTGCATAAGGTCATTCTTGAAGCCGGGCTCCTGGCGTATCATCAGCAGCGCTTGAAGGCGCATGGTGGTGATCTGTCGGCGCCGCTTTTTGAAAATCTCCGCGTGTACGGCGACCTTTCGCCCGGGCACACAGCCAGCCGCTGGTACCGAGGCTCAGACAAAGATGACAAAGGCTACCTGGGACAGTGCGGACTCGGCGATGACGAGCTGACCTTCCACGGCCTGCGGCACACGTTCATTCAGCAGTTCCGCCGACAGAAGTTGGACATGCTGATTGGCAAGGCCCTGGTCGGCCACGCCGACCGCAGCACCACCGGCGGCTATGGCGATTGCTACCCGAGCTATGTGCTGAAAGAGGAGCTCGACAAGATCGACTTTGAGGCCTCGACTGCGCACATCCACTACAGCCACTACAGGGCGCTGCAAGCCGAGCAAGGTGTCTTTCGCATTGGCCGCCCGGCTGGCGTCGACAAGGCTAAAACCACCAGCTGGACTGAAAAACGGCACTGGCAATCCCGCATCACCCGATAG
- a CDS encoding helix-turn-helix transcriptional regulator produces MRIIRLKEVTHLTGLARSTVYKYLAEGKFPKSVSLGHRSIGFLESEIQEWIMARIKERDMAG; encoded by the coding sequence ATGAGGATCATCCGTCTGAAAGAAGTCACCCACCTAACTGGCCTTGCTAGGTCGACCGTCTATAAATATCTCGCAGAAGGGAAGTTCCCAAAATCTGTTTCGCTAGGCCATAGGTCAATCGGATTTCTCGAGAGCGAAATTCAAGAGTGGATTATGGCCCGTATCAAAGAGCGAGATATGGCGGGCTAG
- a CDS encoding YagK/YfjJ domain-containing protein: MSHPHASKTLSQSDIALQIEDLVEALEHSDGPVQSLTANGTVKRTKLTRYFENIGQMLELVSHSDDYHYGPYLRLFQRACYDVGVEHSPLAGIISFDEATSQYRDYSDTLNRLADRIRQLTRERIYRRRRDDARYQERQQSHEVAEYVDQVLDRYATTLVIRVDLYYRSAAQARLRVEHVFADLQRLIRARERNPIFEHETGYICRVEQGERRGYHIHAAFFFNGAMLRGDIYKAQQIGALWEQITRGKGSYHNCNQDKAQYGDECGIGMIHRRDEQARDNVHHAMSYLVKRFQRLSLRPKGAKCLRKGQPVLR; this comes from the coding sequence ATGAGCCATCCACACGCATCAAAAACCCTCTCGCAATCCGATATCGCACTCCAGATCGAAGACCTAGTTGAAGCTTTGGAACACAGCGATGGGCCCGTGCAGTCGCTTACTGCTAATGGCACGGTCAAACGTACCAAGCTCACTCGTTACTTCGAGAACATCGGTCAGATGCTTGAGTTGGTCAGCCACAGCGATGATTACCACTACGGACCTTACCTGCGACTGTTTCAACGGGCGTGTTACGACGTCGGCGTGGAACATAGTCCGTTGGCAGGGATCATTTCCTTTGATGAAGCAACGTCACAGTACCGTGACTACAGCGATACGCTAAACCGCCTTGCTGACCGTATCCGTCAACTGACTCGTGAGCGCATTTACCGTCGTCGTAGGGATGACGCAAGGTATCAGGAACGCCAGCAGTCCCATGAAGTAGCTGAGTACGTTGACCAGGTATTGGATCGCTACGCCACTACTCTGGTGATCAGGGTCGATTTGTACTATCGCTCTGCAGCTCAGGCCCGGCTGCGGGTTGAGCATGTATTTGCGGATCTGCAGCGGCTGATCCGGGCACGTGAACGCAATCCGATCTTCGAGCATGAGACAGGCTACATCTGCCGTGTCGAGCAAGGAGAGCGCCGTGGTTACCACATCCATGCTGCCTTCTTCTTCAATGGCGCCATGCTGCGGGGGGACATCTACAAGGCGCAGCAGATTGGTGCTCTGTGGGAGCAGATCACCCGTGGTAAAGGTAGCTACCACAACTGCAATCAGGACAAAGCCCAGTACGGTGATGAATGCGGTATCGGGATGATCCACCGTCGTGACGAACAGGCTCGTGACAATGTCCATCATGCGATGAGCTATCTGGTCAAGCGGTTTCAGCGGCTGAGCTTGCGTCCGAAGGGAGCGAAGTGCCTGCGTAAGGGGCAACCTGTACTCCGGTAG
- a CDS encoding MerR family DNA-binding transcriptional regulator, with the protein MSTTNFTVGQLARLTDTKAVTIRYYEQLGLLPMVSRNDSGYRQYTAEERDRLLFIRRSRALGFKS; encoded by the coding sequence ATGAGTACGACGAACTTCACTGTGGGCCAACTGGCGCGCCTAACCGATACCAAGGCGGTAACCATTCGCTACTACGAGCAATTGGGCCTGCTGCCCATGGTTTCGCGCAACGATTCCGGCTACCGCCAGTACACAGCGGAGGAACGTGATCGGCTGCTGTTCATTCGTCGCAGCCGCGCCTTGGGCTTCAAGTCTTAA
- a CDS encoding cation transporter: protein MDSCCENKAGELAQLRAKQSRLLYIVLAVNAVMFLVEFIAGWIANSTALLGDSLDMFGDASVYALTLFVLHRSIRARAGAALFKGGFMLLFGVLVVADALRKLILQEVPSADLMGVIGTLALIANGYCFALLYSHRSDDLNMRSTWLCSRNDLLANSSVIIAAGMVALTGSLWPDILVGLAIAALFLHSAGQIIREAWIEWRASAPEPQQCPQPLLGITEPTATPVQFEPAKSCCAGEAQALALAPMDTLFCPCLCKSNGIDLAVI, encoded by the coding sequence ATGGACAGCTGCTGCGAAAACAAGGCCGGCGAACTGGCCCAACTGCGCGCTAAACAGAGCCGATTGCTCTATATCGTCCTGGCCGTCAACGCCGTCATGTTCCTGGTGGAGTTCATCGCCGGTTGGATCGCCAACTCAACGGCGCTGCTCGGTGACTCGCTGGACATGTTCGGCGACGCGTCGGTGTATGCCCTTACGCTGTTCGTCCTGCACCGCAGTATTCGAGCCCGAGCCGGAGCCGCGCTGTTCAAAGGCGGGTTCATGCTGTTGTTCGGCGTGCTGGTGGTAGCCGATGCTCTGCGCAAACTGATACTGCAAGAAGTGCCGTCTGCCGATTTGATGGGTGTCATCGGCACACTCGCACTGATCGCCAATGGCTACTGCTTCGCGCTGCTCTACAGCCATCGCTCCGATGACCTGAACATGCGTTCGACCTGGCTCTGCTCGCGTAACGACTTGCTGGCCAACAGCAGCGTGATTATCGCAGCAGGCATGGTCGCGCTGACAGGCAGCTTGTGGCCGGACATCCTCGTCGGCCTGGCCATCGCCGCATTGTTCCTGCACTCCGCCGGGCAGATCATCCGCGAGGCTTGGATAGAGTGGCGAGCCAGCGCGCCTGAGCCGCAGCAATGCCCACAGCCGTTGCTGGGTATCACCGAACCGACCGCTACGCCAGTCCAGTTTGAGCCGGCCAAGAGTTGCTGCGCGGGTGAGGCTCAGGCGCTGGCTTTAGCGCCAATGGATACCCTCTTCTGCCCCTGTTTGTGTAAAAGCAACGGTATCGACCTTGCTGTGATTTGA
- a CDS encoding DUF2790 domain-containing protein: MKLLKRLLPITLLLAAGCTYAQSFPEDKVRQIEQKSVEIAQKYAERTGKPVPEVQDYSYSMKLNVAKVIYQSPNIEYCGAVPMIMVFEDSNDELRSIRYRSYGECRNQR, encoded by the coding sequence ATGAAACTGCTCAAACGCCTCCTTCCGATCACTCTTCTGCTGGCTGCTGGCTGCACTTACGCACAGTCCTTTCCAGAGGACAAGGTCAGGCAGATCGAACAGAAGAGTGTCGAGATCGCTCAGAAATATGCCGAGCGCACCGGCAAGCCAGTGCCTGAAGTTCAAGACTATAGCTACAGCATGAAACTGAACGTAGCCAAAGTCATTTATCAGAGCCCGAACATTGAGTACTGCGGCGCAGTACCGATGATCATGGTATTCGAGGACTCGAACGATGAACTACGCAGCATCCGCTATCGAAGTTATGGCGAGTGTCGCAATCAACGCTGA
- a CDS encoding OprO/OprP family phosphate-selective porin: protein MAGTVTTDGADIVIKTKGGLEVATTDKAFSFKIGGRLQADYAMFDDYYTRNGNAADAAYFRRAYLELGGTAYKDWKYQVNYDLSRNTGNDSAGYFDEASVTYTGFSPLNIKLGRFYTDFGLEKATSSKWTTALERNLSYDLAEWTNDNSGMGVQASSVLADSVFLSGSVFSENNNDTDGDSVKRYNARGVFAPLNQPGNVLHVGLQYAYRDLSGSAVDTRIRSRMGMRGVDTNGGNSAGANGNRALFGGSAATADLWEDDAVWGVEGAWALNAFSIQGEYLSRTLKADQASSDIDAKGYYVQMAYTLTGEPRLYKLDGAKFDTIKPANKQLGAWELFYRFDSITIEDDNVTSSSATRQVGDASGKAHTLGVNWYANDAVKISANYIKASTDKVSNSVGDDSGDGVVMRLQYAF, encoded by the coding sequence ATGGCCGGCACGGTCACCACCGATGGTGCTGACATCGTTATCAAGACCAAAGGTGGCCTGGAGGTCGCGACGACCGACAAGGCATTCAGCTTCAAGATCGGTGGGCGTCTACAGGCCGACTATGCGATGTTCGACGACTACTACACCCGTAATGGCAACGCTGCCGATGCGGCATACTTCCGTCGCGCCTATCTGGAATTGGGTGGCACTGCTTACAAAGACTGGAAGTACCAGGTCAACTATGACCTGTCACGAAACACCGGTAACGACAGCGCAGGTTATTTCGATGAAGCCAGCGTGACCTACACTGGTTTCAGCCCCCTGAACATCAAGCTCGGGCGTTTCTACACCGACTTCGGCTTGGAAAAGGCTACCAGTTCCAAATGGACGACAGCCCTGGAACGCAACCTTTCATACGACCTGGCCGAATGGACAAATGACAACTCGGGCATGGGCGTACAGGCCAGCAGCGTACTCGCTGACAGCGTGTTCCTGTCAGGCAGCGTTTTCAGCGAGAACAATAACGATACCGACGGCGACAGCGTCAAACGCTACAACGCTCGCGGCGTTTTTGCGCCGTTGAACCAACCGGGTAACGTTCTGCATGTAGGCCTGCAGTACGCCTATCGCGACCTCAGTGGCAGTGCAGTGGATACTCGCATTCGCTCGCGTATGGGGATGCGCGGCGTCGATACCAACGGTGGCAACAGTGCCGGCGCCAACGGCAACCGTGCGCTGTTCGGTGGTAGCGCGGCCACTGCCGACCTCTGGGAAGACGATGCCGTTTGGGGCGTAGAAGGTGCATGGGCACTGAATGCCTTTTCGATTCAGGGCGAATACCTTAGCCGCACACTCAAGGCCGATCAGGCTAGCAGCGATATAGACGCCAAGGGCTACTATGTGCAGATGGCCTATACGCTCACAGGTGAGCCGCGCCTCTATAAACTCGATGGAGCCAAGTTCGACACCATCAAACCTGCCAACAAACAGTTGGGCGCATGGGAGTTGTTCTACCGATTCGACTCGATCACCATAGAAGATGACAACGTGACCAGCAGTAGCGCGACGCGACAAGTCGGCGATGCAAGCGGCAAGGCTCACACCTTGGGCGTCAACTGGTACGCCAACGACGCGGTAAAGATCAGTGCCAACTACATCAAGGCCAGCACCGACAAAGTTAGTAACTCGGTCGGTGATGATAGCGGCGACGGCGTCGTCATGCGCTTGCAGTACGCTTTCTGA